From the Terriglobales bacterium genome, the window GCTTATTCTCCTTCACCGTGAAAGCAGTAAAGATTACATAGATGAGAGCTACCCATAATGGGAAAGCAATCCACAACATCGCAGTAGCGATTCGGGACTCTGAGTCTATGATCAACAGCTGACGCGCCAGGACGCTAGTGCCGGCAACCAACGTAAAGAATCCGGGAGCGATTCTAAAATTCGTTAAATCCCGCAGGAGAGATCCGGGATCGACGGCCGCCCGGCCGATCAGCAGCACCCAGAAGCCACAGTAGAGCACCACGTTCAGCCACATGAGGATGCTTCCTACAACGGGAATGCCGGCTGCATGCACCGCGATCGAAACGATGCCGGTCGCCATTACCATGGAAAAATAAACGGCTGGAAACGAGGCAATCCGATTGCCCAGGCTCGGGGTTTGTTTCAAACGCTTGTCCGGCGTGAGTAGTTCCGTTCCCATTGGAAAGTTCCTCTGCCCGCGACAATCGATACGAGCGGCGAGGCTGCTGCAGTTCAGATTTTAAGCCGGTTAGTACCCATGGGGTCTGTGACATCTGTCACGTCTCGACGGGTAGCTTCCTGATTCGGCGTTCCTGGCGAGAGGTTAGGGAAGCTGTCGATAGTGCACCCAATCAAAATCAATCCAGCCTTCGTGACCCGAATCGGGCACTGACGTTGACGGATCTGCGCTCACCCTGTAAGCGAACAGCGCCGGTCGCGAGCCTTTCCAGAAAGAAAACGCAATTGGAACTTCGGCTCCGAGTTGATGGAACGAATCGCCATCGTCGAGGCTGTAACTGTAAACGGCGCGATCGTCTCGAACCTGCACACGAAGCTGAACAGTCTTCGCGGTAACATCGGGTCCATCAGTTACATCAGCACCGGCGAACCATTGCAGGGTGTGTTTGCCCGCCTTCGCGGCAACTTGCAGACCATTCGGATCCTTCTGGAACATGGCCAATCCTGCGCGGGCATCTTCTCTCATATGCGAGATATCCATGCGGACCGTGAAATCAAGCGACTCGCTCTGCATCTGCTGGGTGAGCGTATTGCGTGCGTGGAGAAGATCACTGGCTGCGCCCGGCGAGAGCCGCAGGAAGCCTCGGCGCCGCGAGAGACTCCAGCGGGAGTCGTCCGGATTGTGGTTCCATTCCCATTGTGGGCCAAGCGTCAGGGCGCCGAACTCGTCCGATGTTTGCGGATGCATCGCTGCCGCTTTGGCTCCCGCGTTCACCGGCAATTCGGGATACATGAGCACAGGTTCGCCCACACTGGGGCCAGGTGGGACTTCGCCGATAACCGGCCAGCCGTCCTGCCACTTCACCGGTTGCAGGTGCACGATGCGTCCATGGGCACCGCGCGATTGAAAGTGAATGAACCACCCCCGGCCATCCGGAGTTTCGACGTACGCACCCTGGTGCGGGCCATTGATGTTCGTCGACCCCTGAGCGAGCACAACCTTGTATTCATACGGCCCCCATACCGACTTCGACCGCAGCACCGCCTGCGATCCTTTCGCTACTCCGCCGAACGGAGCAAAGATGTAGTAAATACCGTCGCGCTTGTACATCTTCGGACCTTCGAGCGTCGGCAGATGTTCGGGATCGCGAACGATCTCCTTGCCATCGTCCAGCACCGACATTCCATCGGCTGCCATGCGATGGAGGATCAATGGACCCGCGCCTTTCTTTGAGTGCACCAGATAAGCTGAGCCATCGTCGTCCCAAAACGGGCATGGATCTTCAAGCCCTGCCTGCCGAATCAGGGCCACTGGCTTCGACCACGGACCGTTGATCGTCTTCGCTGTAACCACGAAGATCCCTTCCGTCGGTGTGGGAAAGTAAATATAGAAAAGGCCGTTGTGCTTGCGTATGGCCGGAGCCCACACGCCCATGCCGTACCCGTTGCTGCCCTCGAGGTTGTAACGAGGATCCATGTCGAGCTTCGGAAGTGCATGCCCGAGAATGGTCCAATGAACCAGGTCCAGCGATTCCAGAATGGGAATGCCAGGAACGAAGTGGAAGGTCGAGGCGATCAGATAAAAATGATTGCCGTCGCGGATAACGTCTGGGTCGGAGTAGTCGGAAAAGAGAATTGGATTGCTATAGCCACGAGCTCTCTGGGACGGCTCCTTGCTCTGTGCCTGGAAGGGAATGGCCAAAGTAGCGAACGCCAGCAGCAGAATGCCAAGGCACGCATCCCGCCACTTGGATCGCTCAGAATGGACAGGTTCTAACGAACTGATCAATGCCCGCAAGCCTCGAAACAGAGGTTCTTGCTGAAGAACGGAAGCACATGATTTTGAAAGCGGTCGGCGACTCTGCTGGTATGCGTTCCTGGATATACCTCGAAGCTGTTTACGATCCCATATTTATCGAGCACGTCATGAAGCTTTTCCGTGTCCGCCCGCAGCCGATCCTGATCGCCAACGTCGATGCCGATCGCGCGATAGCGGCGCAAGTTCCCGATGTACTGATCGATGAAAGCCAGAGGCGCATTCGCCGTCCATTTCGCCAGCACGTCCGGTTGAGGCTCGCCATTTTTGCTGGGCAAGTCCAGATACAGCGGCGGATTCTTCGGGTCGGGCGACCAGGCCGCAGCACTGGCAAGTTGTGCGCGCGCAAAGAATGTCAGCTTGGCGGAGTCTTCCGGAGTTTTCACCGACTCGAGAGCCTTGTCGATTTCGGAATTCGACGCGCCGGGCTGACGAGGAGATAAGCAACACGGACTCATGATATACAAACTGCCAAATACGTCGGCATGCTTCATTCCGATGCGCGTCGCTCCATATCCTCCCATGGAATGGCCAACCAATCCGCGGCTCTCCCGATTTGGGATGGTTCGGTAGTGAGCATCAATATACGCGACCACATCGTGCGCAATGAACTGCTCGAAATCTCCAGTGGTCACCGAACTCGAATACATGGATCCGTTGTGGACAGTCTTCGAATCAGGCAGCACCACAATCATCTCTTTCGCACCCAGAGCAAAAGCGCCTTCGATCGTCTGCGGCACATGGATCTCGTGAGTCCATTGCTCCGCTCCAATCGAGTACCCGTGCAATGCATAGACAACGGGATAGCGCCTCGATTTCTCCTTTGCGTAGCTGGGAGGCAGAAAAATAAACACATCGCGATCGACCGCGTCTCCCTCCAGGTTGCCTTCGAGGGCGGTGCCGTGGATCTTGATGTGATCCACCGTGACGGGTTTCGCGCCTGCGACTGGGGCCGGAACTTCGGTCTGTACCTGCGCCGTAATCGGTGGGACTACAACTGCGGCGACCGACAGCAGGAACAAGTGAACCCATTTGATCGTTCTCATCGTTTTGCTCTTTTCATCACTCAAGATAGAGTGTTTCGATTGGCTAGCGAGACAAGCAGCGGAACACCGTCCAGCCTCTGCAGCCGCACATTATAGAATCCGTCGGCTACGACATTGAAGAGTGCAGCGCTCATCTAAAGCGTTTTAGAAGTCTTGACAGGCGAAAATCTCCTGCATATAGTTTGCGGGTCGAACAAAAGCCCACTGCGAAGCTGTTCCGAACGCAACCAGCTTCA encodes:
- a CDS encoding alpha/beta fold hydrolase, which codes for MRTIKWVHLFLLSVAAVVVPPITAQVQTEVPAPVAGAKPVTVDHIKIHGTALEGNLEGDAVDRDVFIFLPPSYAKEKSRRYPVVYALHGYSIGAEQWTHEIHVPQTIEGAFALGAKEMIVVLPDSKTVHNGSMYSSSVTTGDFEQFIAHDVVAYIDAHYRTIPNRESRGLVGHSMGGYGATRIGMKHADVFGSLYIMSPCCLSPRQPGASNSEIDKALESVKTPEDSAKLTFFARAQLASAAAWSPDPKNPPLYLDLPSKNGEPQPDVLAKWTANAPLAFIDQYIGNLRRYRAIGIDVGDQDRLRADTEKLHDVLDKYGIVNSFEVYPGTHTSRVADRFQNHVLPFFSKNLCFEACGH
- a CDS encoding tellurite resistance/C4-dicarboxylate transporter family protein, encoding MGTELLTPDKRLKQTPSLGNRIASFPAVYFSMVMATGIVSIAVHAAGIPVVGSILMWLNVVLYCGFWVLLIGRAAVDPGSLLRDLTNFRIAPGFFTLVAGTSVLARQLLIIDSESRIATAMLWIAFPLWVALIYVIFTAFTVKENKPTLAEGIHGGWLLSVVATQAVAVLTALLARQWLNYQQ
- a CDS encoding glycoside hydrolase 43 family protein, with the protein product MAIPFQAQSKEPSQRARGYSNPILFSDYSDPDVIRDGNHFYLIASTFHFVPGIPILESLDLVHWTILGHALPKLDMDPRYNLEGSNGYGMGVWAPAIRKHNGLFYIYFPTPTEGIFVVTAKTINGPWSKPVALIRQAGLEDPCPFWDDDGSAYLVHSKKGAGPLILHRMAADGMSVLDDGKEIVRDPEHLPTLEGPKMYKRDGIYYIFAPFGGVAKGSQAVLRSKSVWGPYEYKVVLAQGSTNINGPHQGAYVETPDGRGWFIHFQSRGAHGRIVHLQPVKWQDGWPVIGEVPPGPSVGEPVLMYPELPVNAGAKAAAMHPQTSDEFGALTLGPQWEWNHNPDDSRWSLSRRRGFLRLSPGAASDLLHARNTLTQQMQSESLDFTVRMDISHMREDARAGLAMFQKDPNGLQVAAKAGKHTLQWFAGADVTDGPDVTAKTVQLRVQVRDDRAVYSYSLDDGDSFHQLGAEVPIAFSFWKGSRPALFAYRVSADPSTSVPDSGHEGWIDFDWVHYRQLP